Part of the Nicotiana sylvestris chromosome 5, ASM39365v2, whole genome shotgun sequence genome is shown below.
ttttaaacggttttactacttcattatggaattccttgtgccttacgtgtttttttactctcagttgttatttacatttgttattcactgagttggagtactcactttactcccttcaaccctgtgtgcagattcaggcgtagctggttctgctcccgagtgctgattcctccagctTCATTCGGActttcggagattacgaggtagctgttgacgtccacagccccgtgtctctacttcttTATCGCTTCTATTTCCTTTCAGACTGTTGTACTAGCTATGGATTTAGCAgtattgtattatgacttatagatgctcatgactagtgacacctaggttagggctgtgtatgggtgttTCTTCCGCGTATTCATGTTATCGTTGTTATTATTGGATTTAgtttatcatgtttagactgtttcttaaaTACTTAACTGTTAataaattggaaaatgggaagtgtcggctgaccttgtcttcacgaggggcgccatcacgaccgggtccgggttagggATCGTGACATTCCTATacaatgtgagttaaatacatagtttatgggtagattataatgtgtaaattagtgaaaataaGGGGTTTAGgtaaaaacctagggttttgataaaaacgaGATTTTACCACGAAAATGATTATGAAACTTAGTGAAAActatatatttatgttcctaaagTTATGGGTATCAACTTTCTTGAAATATTTCTGGAATacaggcacgtgggcccgagggtgaattttagaaaccttaaatttagggttgggtaatcacttaaaTAGTTAGGATATAAACTTTTGAACATATATTGATTAatttttacactatttgaatagttttggattgttcggctccgATTTGatggtttgagcgcattcttgaatttGGATGTAGGCTTTGATACGAGGTAAGtttcttttctaaccttgtaagaggaaatttaccccataggtgaaattaattaaaaatgttttattatttgtgggggctacgtacgcacgaaatgacgagagtccgtacgtagctactattcctgtttATGTCCGGGTAATCATAGATTTGCACCATGCTTTGTGGACACTGTTATTTGATTATATTCGTTAATTGTATAAAATGGAACTAAATTGAGgatttttaagaatttaaaaacttcaagttgaattgtctttattttgaaaagaatcaagaaagggtTATCATTTATTGATAAATTATATTTGACTGCGTCACAAGTAAATTTTGTGAGCAGGGTAATTCTTtctactactctcatgggagcaggTCGTTCGCCTcagcaggttaatagatgcatctatggttcgtgtcgttcgatcctcggcagtgcacagtttacatTTATGTTTGATCGAGTCGAACGTCCTCGGCGGAATTCATGTGTGATAATAGAGCTAGAAGTCTCTTTCTATAATTTGTCTAAATTCATGGTTTGACAGATCATTTATTTAAATGAAGGAAGTGATTTGGTTTCATAATATGGTGAAAGAATTGTTCAATTATTTCTTGTTCTGagttttattgttattattatatatCATGCTTAATTAGAATTTCATATTATCATATTGTTGGCCCTTAGTAACTGTCGGaatcgacccctcgtcactacttcttcgaggttagactagatactcattgggtacatatttttatgtactcacactacacttttgtacttaattgtacatgatttgaggcaggtgcatctagtcACCAGTCTGGCGCGCAGATTTGATCTCCATTtcgagacttcacggtgagctACCTTCTGAACCGTTCTGTAGCAGTAGTCttctttatgttatatttttctcTATATTTTCTTTCAGACAGTAGACTGGAATtcttttatatattctactagatttccacatacttgtgacatcaggtcttgacacacacactagtagacttataGTTTTGGATTTGTTTACATGATTTCGATTTGTACTCACTTGCTTCCGTTTAATTATATTATGTTTGCAAATCTTTAAATAGATGAGGACATGTTATGCACTTAGTAATTTATTTAAATGGGAAATCACTAGTTTGATTAGTGTTCGCTTGTCTAACAATGGTGTTGGGCCCTCTCATTGCCTATAATTgaattgggtcatgacatatACTTTTACTCTAATTGATACCTCAACTTATTATTTTATTGTCGTGTAATTTATGTGAAAATTTATTATTACTTTTTactttaataaattttatatttatcTCGTTAAAATTTGATTAAATGTCTTAATTTGTATAAATACAATATATTATATTGGATCTCATAAACTTCTAAACTAAACTCAATTAATATTCTATTTTCACAACCTCTccactattttaccttatttaaatcctaaattgtCTTAATAACTCATTTGACATTTTGCTATGTTCAAGTTGGAATTGTGCTTAATTGTATTTAAATTATTCATCATTTCATggtaaggatgagagtaaaagcacgaggGTGATGCCGTTCCATTTTTGTATTATATTATTACTCTGAATGTGTTGTTGCTCAATTGATTGATTGTTTGCTCGATGTCATCCGTGTTCTCATTATTTTTATCGGAAAAGGGCCTAAAATGCCCCTGAACTATCCGTTTTGGTACAATAATGCCCTCCATCCACCTATTGGGCCAAATATGCCCTTTCGTTAATGTTTTTGGCTCACAAATGCCCTTTGAGTTAACGGAGGGACACATGTCATCCTCCTGTTGGCCCATTCTAaatatttcttaattaattaaaaagacCCATTATTCATACCCGAAAAATAATTTTCTAAAGCaatttttcttaaacttttttttactaaaaactgaagaaaaaaaaaggatatttttttcagtttttacaaaaaaaaaatagatttttttacTAAAATAATCAGTAGATGTAAAAAAGTAGATGTTTTttgcaaaaatcaaaataaaaaaaaaatccactTTTTTGCGAAGTTGGATTTTTTTTGGAAGCCATAACGTGAAAATATTGAACCAAAAGAACAAACATTATAGAATCGTTTTCTGCTTTTATGGAAGCTTGTAATCTGTGTATATAAATGGTTAACATAGGACCAATGCACATCAAAAAACATggattttttttccagttttttaaagaaatatttttctaaaaactggatttttttatttatttttgattttagcAAAAAATATCTACTTTTTTccagttttttcaaaaatattgctTTAGAAAATTgctttttagatttttttttacaaaaacattattttagtaaaaaaatctatttttttgtaaaaactgtaaaaataattccttttttttcttcagttTTTAGTAAAAAAAAGTTTTAGAAAAATTGCTTTAGAAAATTATTTTTCGGGTATGAATACTGGGTCTTTTTGATTAATTAAGAAATATTTGGAATGGGCCAACAGGAGGATGACACGGTCCTCCGTTAACTCAAAGGGCATTTGTGAGCCAAAAACATTAACGGAAGGGCATATTTAGCCCAATAGGTGGATGGAGGGCATTATTGTACCAAAACGGATAGTTTAGGGGCATTTTAGGCCCTTTTCCGTATTTTTATTGTTGATTTGTATTAGAAATCCTTCTATTATTGGCCTTACACTGATACTTTTTCATGGTTAGCTTCATGTAACATATTGTACAATTTCATATGTTTGGTAGGTATTCTGACCTGGCCTCATCACTACTCTACGTCTACGGAgattaggcttgatacttactgggtatcaatgcgatgtactcatgctacgcttctgcatatcttttgtgcagatccagatacccCCAGAGTTTTTGATATATTCTTCTTAGTTGATCGAGCATtgttgtggagactcaaggttTACCTGTTGTCGCGTTCGTAGGTTTTGGAGTCATCTTCTGATATTTTCTTGCACTATTGATTCTACTTTGgaacagttgtatttagagaTTTTCTAGTAAACTTTGTAGAGCTTGTGGCTTGTACTACTGATTTTGGAATTGTAGAAAACTTCTATTTcatatttgaaaaagaaaatatgttGAATTGCCACTAATTCAGTAAgtgctaggcttacctagtccataagactaggcgccatcacgacatcctacgaaTGAAATTTTCGGATCGTAACACATTATATAGAGTTTCTCATGGCACGAAAATACCAACAATTTATTTAATCAAATAAAGGATAGAAATCAAGAAATAGAGAAAAATAAAGTACTCTATTCAAGCCTCCAAAGTTTAATCAAAACCACCGAGAAACATAAAAGTTAAGACGTAAAATTGAATAACTGAAGTATAGTTCTATAATAAGATACacctttaattaaaaataaatatgagCATCAATACTTTTACATGTAACTTTGTAACACGTAAACTCCTCATGTTGACATCCAGTAAAATTTTGAGGAGACTTATTACTTAGACATTATTTCTTTTTGAGGGGACATATTATTAAAACAttatttctttttgaatttaaattatatatacCGTCAGTATAAGATATTTTTACActatcaaatcacccaaaatatttctttaaaataTGAGATTTAATTGAACCATAAATGTGACTCGATAGTGTAAAATTCCGTACACTAGCGATATATATAAGTTAAACTTATTTATATGTGACGGCCACCAGTACCACTTTCCCTATTGCTATTGAAGTACATAGCAGCAACAGGCGAATTGAGATCGTAAAACCTTGCAAAGTCTCTTGTGTTAAAATTCTCACGAGAATCAATTATATCAGGAGCATTCACAACATCTCGAGTCAATTGTCGAAACAGCACAAAAATATAGCGATGAATTCCCAATGAAGGTCGTGGACTCTCGTATTGTATAATTTCATTCCCTGTAGTGCAGTATCCACCATAAACTAAAAATAGTCgacatatatatattgtatacAATAAATCCGACGGTTATTTGTTTAAAGATCTTTTTTTGTATGTACATATATGCAAAATTAATCTCTTTTGCTGCCTCTCCCCATTTTTTGGTTAGATATAAACATATATGTAACATATTTCTTGTCCGAAAATAGAAATGCCGGTTAAATTCACTCATGGTTAGGAATTATAACAAGAGTCATAAAATTATTGTTTTGTTATATTAAAATAACCGAGTATAACAATAGAATCACTAATAATCTCACTCCTACTATAAGAGTAAATTTATAAAACTATTTACATTAAAGAAACtgaatgatatatatatatatatatatatatatatatatatatataatgaaccAAGTaataaaaatttggaaaaatgacactgtatagccgCTTTCGAAACAATAAccgatttttttttaatattttttgtatatctATACAGTATGtgtgttatatataaaaattatacaaattttatatacttttcggCTACTGAATGTAAATAATTTTTGGCACGGGCTAAAAGTAATAATACCCCTAGTTAATATCCTACCTCCACCATCTTGTAATTACCGGGTATTATAAATTATACTTTATCTGAGAAAAATCCGcttaatgtctttaattatttatTAATTGGTCGTAAATATTGAATATAGATAAAAAATTTACAAATATTTTAGGACTGAACATGATTCATGATTAATCTTTTGTGTAAGAAAACTTACCGAAGTGTGCTCCTGTGGTTGCTGGGATATTTGTGACCAGCCTAAGCAAAATTAATAAACGAAAGTCATGATtaatattcttttttctttttcacataTAGTAAGACTTAATAATCTTTAAAATGAAGCACTAGATCATATATAAAAAGTTCAAATTTTTTACAACTAATTACCAAACTCAGCCAAAATTTTATAATACATTTGTTTGAAGGTTTGCATGTAATAATACACCTACGCAAAATTTTGGATATTATTCTCAGTGAAGTTTAACTGTAAAAGTTTGGATATTATTCTCAGTGAAGTACAACTGTAAAGGTTTGGATATTATTCTCAGTGAAGTACATTTAATTTAAAGTGTGATTCATTCCAAAGCTAAGAATATTATTCTCTTgataattttttcctttttagcacatgcaaaaaaaataatattttatttttaatacgATAACAACTACTACTACTATGACTATGTCTTAATCCCAAATAAGTTTGGAgctttttaaattatatttatatttaatattaatttaattttaaacgtGTATTTTATTCTATGACGATTTATAGTCACAAAAATTCTATGACTTATTTTCGAcgacaattttattttatttttcttaaacttcatgcGAAGTTATACACTATCACGTAAATTGGAAAGGAGagaatatttttctcttttaacaaaaagaaaagaaaaaataaaagatggaTCATAATTTTACCAGTGGAGATACTCCCTCTGGTTTGGATTGCTCGGGGTTGGAGCATCTGGATCCACCATAACCTTCCAAAAAAAACATAGAGGATTTCAAGTATCTTGAAACCAACACCAAATTAAGAATTAAGGTGTAAAAATACATTAAGGATTTCTCTATTATGCATGTACGGATGGTTATCTATAAATATATTTTACGTGAACTGATAGTGTAAAAATACTTCGACTTTCTGCATATACTCCATTATATATATCTAAATCTAAATTTAAAAGGGGGAATCTAAGCACCATTATATTGTTTATCAAAATAATTTTACTCCCTCTGTTCTGATTTTTTTGGTGTTGCTTGACTTGATACGAAGTTTAAGAAGCAAATGAAGACTTTTAAAACTTATGGTTTAAAATATAAACCATATAAATATTTATGTGATTGTAAATTCTTTCATTAAGGGTAAAGTCAgaagtttaaaattaaattatttctaaataaaaAAGTATGACATTCTTTTgggaacagactaaaaagaaaagtacGATACATAAATTGGAATAGAAGGAGTACTATATTCACTTATGGAGTAGCTAGTAAGGAAGAAGAGACAAAAAAAGTACAATATGGTGCCCAAAGCATTCCTCATTTACGCAGAGCTTGAAGAAGACTCACGCCCCAAGGAGTAGCTACCTCCTTAAGGATCAGTGACTAATTTCATGGCTCAAACTTGTGATCCATGTAGGTTACATGTAAACAACTTTACCGTCGTTTCAAGATTCCAATCCGTCAAAGAAGAGACaaacaagaagaaagaaaagaactgcATGAACGCGTGATGCCTTGTGTTAGGTTGTCTACATCACATCTCTTGGGTGTGGTCCTTCCCCGGGCCCTGTATAAACACGGAATGCCTTGTGCACCGGGCTAGCCTTTTAAACTCGTGATTCATAAATCATATAGGTTATATAGTAACTTATTCCAAGACTCCCGgaaaaaaaagagacaaaaagcaagaagaaagaaaagaactttacgACATATAAATTGAAACAAAAGGAGTACTATATTCACTTATGGAGTAGCTAGTAAGGAAGAAGAGACAGAATAAAGTACAATCTGGTGTACAAAGCATTCCTCGTTTACGCAGGGTACGCAGAAGGCTCACACCCCAAGGAGGTGGCACTCTGGTACAACGATCGGTGACTAATTTCATGGCTCAAACTCGTGATCCATATAGGTTACAGGAAACACGTTATTCTAAGACTAAAGAGCAGTACTAAGCTCCCGCAATGAACGGAGTCCGAGGAAGGGTCAGACCTCAAAGGTCTATTATaagcagccttaccctgcatttctttAAGAGACGATTTCCGCAGCTCGAACCCGTGAGGTCATATGGTATCAACTTTATCAATTACGGCGAaacaggaagaagaaagaaaagaactttaccAGAGTGTAAAAAGTGCGAAGATCATCTCCTCCCACGTCAACCCTAGGTTGGTGGACAATTTGTGAAGGCCTCAAACCACAGCCATTGTAGACTTGCATCCTATTATTGTAAACAACATTAAAGTCTATAGACCTTGTAAATGGATCCAATACATCTCCTATAACACCAGATACTATTAAAGGATCTAGTCTTGACATTTTGATGGTGTggaattttttacaaatttatctcAATTTTTCTCTTACATGAGTATAGGAGGAGGTAGCTATTGCTATTTATATATGTTATGTCTTTTTTTACAATCATAAGAATCTAAACTTTTTAAAGCTTTTCTCTTATGGAAAAATCATATTCTGATCAACTACGAGTTGCAAAAATAGACAGAACCTTTAGCCATGCATGGATTATGGTAATAACAGCCTCCCTAGAAAGAATAACTAACTTAGATAGCCGTTCATCCAACTGGCGGATGTGTAATATATATAATTCgtgtataatttgtatataacTGTTTATAATCGGTGTATAATATGTGTATTACCGCAAATAACTTCTCTATTTTCAtaaggtaggagtaaggtctgcacACACACTGCCCTCCTCAAACAACACGTATGGGATTGCACTGAGTTTGTACTTTGTTGTTGTATATTCTAGTTCGGAAAAGTAAACGGTAAATCTggccggctatttgtgtaaagatctcaTGTCACTCATTCTATAAAAAACTCACCCCTGATGTTTAGTGATATTTACACTGAGCTAATGAATGAAAAATTTGTCTCTCATTCGGATATTTATTTGCTTAATCATGATTAAGTGATATATATTATTACTTTTATAATTTGTAACTGCCAAAATTAAATTTGTTGGTTTATAACCAATTTAAATAGTCTAAGTTCTTCTATAATAAAACCGAATTAAGGTGCTAGGCATGAGCTCTAAAGAGTGTGTCATCATCTCTTCTTAAAGTTTAAGTTTGTACGAGAGCACATACTttttattacttaattatatttTAAACAAACGAAATTATGAAATCTTTGTTCGAAAATATGATATCTAGATCTAGGCTTCTCTTAACCTATTGCATTTTTGGGGTGTGAAAGATGATGAATGAGCAAAATACTCTCTTATTATTGTCGGGTGTTTCTTTTTGTATCAGTTTGTTTAGTGAataattctttttttattattattatttttcttgcGATTGATGAACCTTTAGACTGCaatctaaatattttttttgaacaaACTAAAAATCTTACGAGAAAATGTTAGATCACAATCTAACATTTTATAAGTTATTGCAAATATTAGACTTCAAACTGAAAATTATATGAGCGATAAGAATCTAACATTCTCGGAAAGGAATAATTTTTCAAGAGATATATTTGGACTCTTTTTATAAAGTCAAAATCTATACAGTAAATCAGCCCAAAATGCAGAAGATATACTACATATGCTACGAGTTTTTTAAGTTAAACATGAAAAACGATGCCTCTTTCTTTAAAACCACATATGCTATTCTATGAATCATATGAATAGATGAAAAAGGATGTCCTTTATCACCACAAAAGCCTAAAAGACCTCTGGATTCCAAGGGATAAGAATCCTGATcaaaatgttttctttatttattgGGGCTTTTAATTAGTGAAGCCAAaaaatttgagaggaaaagggGAAAACAACACATCTATTATTCCAGCAAATTCGGAGGTATGGATTCCAAACTATAAcctaaaagaaaaagaggaaaacaaTTATGCTGACACATcaaatatatatattgtatttatcATTCGTGGCTATACTTTAAGAAATTTTTTATCATTCGTAgatatatttgaattttatagcaAATTCATGATATAAGAGATTAATTGTTTTGAACTGAAACAAAAGAGCAACAAGCTCATGCAACTCAGTTGGTTAAAGCGCTCGCTAAGTTAGCGGAAGTCTTGAGTTCAATTTTCAACAAGagcattttatatttttttatgtatTTCTTTATTTTACCTTGGTTGTATACGCAACGAATACAGTCGATACACCCTGGCATATATAACTTGTATTTTTTGTATACACACGTGTATTTGCATTGTTTACAGTTGCTATATGTTGTATTCGTTGCGCGAATGAATACAATTGCACAAACGAATACGGTTGACACAAGTTATATTCGCTGCGTGTTTGAATACAAGTTATACAAGTTAGTAATAATTGAATTGTAAATATGAATGGTAATTAGGTAAACGATAGTTACTACGCTCTAAATTATAGCATTTTATAAAAATTCCTCAAGGAAAAAATAGTCACCTTTTTTGCTGTACTAAATAAACTTTTCTTATATCAAGGCCGATTTAACATTCGATATTGTTGGGCTAAGTCAACCTAATATCATAGTGATATTGTCTTCTTTGGGTCAAGCTcacattattttttctaaaaagCCTCATACCATTAATAGATCTTTACACTTTATGTGTAAGCTTTCAATCTTTTCAGCTATTAATGCGAGACTTTATTTGCACACCCAACAATCGCTCATTCAAACTAAGTTCCACGTGGCAATCTACAGGTTAATTTTCGAGATTCATTATGTGCCACCCACATTGTTAGAGGATTTATGGCAATCAAAAACCGCAACTAGCTTTTTTTGTGTGCCTATCTCTAAGCTCGTAAGGGTAAGCAAAAGGAGCCAGGACCATCACTCTGCTATTGTCATACTTGTCTCACTGAACCTGGGCTCTAATATCAATTGTTGAGCTCAATTAGCTCGAAGTGGTGTGATATTTTTCGCTTTGGGTCAAGCCAAACAATTTTTCCTAAAAGACCTCACACCAACAAGAAATTATTTCACCTTATAAGGAGGCTCATAATCTTTTCAACTACTAATGTGGGAATTTATTCGCACACTCAATAGTTATTATCTTTTCAACTACTaatgtgatttttttttaaatggtcATTTCAATTTCACATAATCGTATGTTTTtgatttaatatattttttacttCCATTTCCTTTGATTCCTCTTTGATCCCCTTTGTTGGAGTTGTTCCTCTTATCACGACATGGAATTCCCatcgtcgggatcgtgatggcgcctaacatttcacgtGCTAGGAAAGCCAACGATAGAACAGTTTATCCATTTTTAACAGTGTAAATTAAATGAAGAGAAGAACTGAAATAATTGCAGAAATCCAAAGTAAAAATGTGGAAGCTATAACAGCCAAACAACTGCTAAAATCTTTGgacccggtatcacaagtgcacgagctactagaatagtacattTAAGGATATGAAATAACATAAAGTTGTCTGAAAAGAAGGTAAATAGCTAAATAAAAAGAGAAGGGGACTCCAGTAGTTGCGGGTGCTGATCAGTTGTACCTCAATTTTGTCCAATCCAAACTCACTAATAACTACCGTTGGGATCGACTCCAAAatatgcacaagaagtgcagagtgtagtatgagtacaacctacCCCATATACTCTGTAAGTGCCgatcctaacctcgacgaagtagtgacgaggctaaggcaggTCACCTACACTACAACCTGTACGCAACATataataaagagaaaaataaaaatacagaACGAAATAAGACAGTCAACTAAAAATAATAGTTACAGCCTTAAGACATAAGCCAGTGTCATTTAGAATTACCAAATCCTTATAGTTCCAAAGGAAAATACCGAAAACCCACACAACTCAAGGAATAAAAACATATAgtttgttgcggcgcgcaacccaatcctaTTGTACAACACATAATTCTCCCTTATTTCACCGTAATAACATCAAAAacagtaaataatatatatatgttgtgGAGCGCAACCTGATCCATccatatatcaatatcagtatcataattcacccttattttatCATATCAATCTACCCTTATTCcacttgttgcggtgtgcaacccgatcctaccgtaCAGTataaattcacccttattccaccatatcaatccacccttatttcatcTGTTATAGCGTGCGActtgatcccaccatatcagtaccaaatacTCAATGTGCACAGTCAAATTAACAATTCAAACCACGAAaacctgtaacgacccgatcagtcattttgagcatttgcactttgctcggtagtttgggggtacgcatagctccgtatgatgtattatgacttgtgtgcaaatttgggttcattctgagttgatttgatatgtttcggcatgagttttggaaggcgaaagttcgaaagttcattaagttttatttgaggtgcatttcgtcgtttcgatattgttatgtgtgttttgaggcctgaAGTTGGTCCGTATTATGCTACagaactttttggtatgtttagacggggtcccgagtAGCTCGGTGAGTTTCAGATATGTTTGGATTGTGTtgtgctcgtttttcttatgtttcgacgtcgtttcttcaatcACAAATGGTATACCAACTTATCTTGTTTTTAAGCCTAcatttttgctatgtttgagtgataaaatcatgtgtttaatgatttacttctatattacaggttctatgtgatttagaagtgatcttgaagaaaccaagtgaaacgagtcaaaaagaagctaaaaagaaaaaaatctggAAAGGGGCCTCAGTTGTCACAATTGCGTCATAtatatgggaaatgcgaacaaagCAGCCATGGGAATTGCGAGTGgaccttcacaattgcgaaggaaTACCGATCAGGcagtcttcgcaaatgcaaagaagaCTTCACAAATACGAAGTCAACCAGGGCAgtcaaccttcgcaaatgcgaagtcctcTTTGCAAATGCAAAAGTCAACAGTATGGTCatagttcgcaaatgcaaacttgtgtttgcaaatgcgaacatcGTGCTTCAGTTCTGGGCAATTATGTAATCTCCCATTTTTTGGCCCCAAACCATTTAATGTGCAACTTAGCTCATTTGTAAGATATCTTTTGGCATATTTTAAGTTCTAAAcactagagagaacaaggttggaagctagggtttatgcacttacacttgggtcttgaagatttgaagattg
Proteins encoded:
- the LOC104222479 gene encoding protein VERNALIZATION 3-like, whose product is MSRLDPLIVSGVIGDVLDPFTRSIDFNVVYNNRMQVYNGCGLRPSQIVHQPRVDVGGDDLRTFYTLVMVDPDAPTPSNPNQREYLHWLVTNIPATTGAHFGNEIIQYESPRPSLGIHRYIFVLFRQLTRDVVNAPDIIDSRENFNTRDFARFYDLNSPVAAMYFNSNRESGTGGRHI